A part of Cannabis sativa cultivar Pink pepper isolate KNU-18-1 chromosome 6, ASM2916894v1, whole genome shotgun sequence genomic DNA contains:
- the LOC133039127 gene encoding uncharacterized protein LOC133039127: MKLKKMGGEWFYANFKYEFAPTFCFICGLIGHSENFCPKLFDTPEDEIVKPYGSFMRAQPRRKNYLLSSQYLRTGTEADEQFDHASPVRHEEEDERPAMQTGKLPCLEFENNSQSKVIDDIPDLVEDGNIPLNENLNHNGNKINISKSSVNERGKSVVFGNHVPSGKGQSSLFLGGIIGPHGGQGGRGPSTESKRRRQHEGVGGPDYVDMEAEDSADMDVNGLSKNEFEDVLERVRAKLKFEGMFAVDACGRSGGVALLWRNKEDVKVLNYATNFVDVEVRPTDVGEWRLTGFYGESKRSLRGASWEQLRTLARGNTLPWCVIGDMNNVLSQEDKKGGHPYPNWLVDGFRDTIQECGLIDLDIVGHQFTWEKSRGTDNWIEVRLDRALVTDRWLQLFPRAKLINLEVSSSDHCPIFLDLARHNIASGSRKFRFENCWLREPLCYQMVKECWEEYNLAGIQEKIQRCGESLSVWGKDYSGNFASRIKYWKKEVRRWKQGRDPDAISKYKEAETELFEVLTQKEVFWRQGSKQLWLQEGDKNSKFFHATASSRRRMNAIDKLQCEDGSWVDWESGLSDVMCSYFQNLFTSSNCTMDDVLDGISATVTSTQNDSLLQPLTDEEVKDALFQMHPDKSPGPDGMTPGFYQKCWAIVGNDVIKQVRSFFLFGQLPAGLNHTNLVLIPKKKNAITMGDMRPIALCNVLYKVCSKVLANRLKHVLPAVISENQSAFIPGRLITDNIMISFEVMHYLKRKRAGKEGYIALKLDMSKAYDRVEWLFLKNIMLKMGFHARVVDLILHCVSTVSYTITHGGREMGPIVPGRGIRQGDPLSPYLFLLCAEGFSSLIKRFEARGALHGCRVCNGAPIISHMLFANDCYIYCKAIEREARSVLLLLQLFEQALGQCVNYSKSTIFFSLNTTSASRQDMCNLLRMNEAPENSLYLGLPCIMGRNKNAILGFLKDKMQKRIQSWEGRLLSKAGKEVLIKTVAQSLPTYAMSVFLLPVETCNKLEGMMSKYWWSSGSNQNRGVSWVSWRKLCRHKHHGGLGFRDLRDFNLAMLGKQAWRLVTNAHSLVSRVYKARYYPQGSFLSASLGPNPSFIWKSIFETQALIKEGARRGVGPGTNVSVQFDPWLADESQPWVTSRATGMETWTVNNLMVVGERAWDLEVVSDIFNDRDKEIIIRTNIDQETPMDTWYWHKDLYGFYTVREAYRLLHHSEITNTSESEIKIWKIAWKLHVPPKVHQLMWRALSGCLATKVQLTTKHIPLDQACPMCNQVTETIYHLLVQCSFARSCWHLSVLNWSHTPMESFWDWFSHILLQHSSTAQEELLMVLWAIWYARNEVVWRDKSMSAAEVILLARVVLNQWRNAQQRRMGSLLVPTGSREDFMGKIKVNVDGAIFASDGRFGAAGVARDSQGRFIEGFTVLRVGCVDSAMAELVGVKEALSWIKRKHWGPVDLETDSLVVVQAVQSTVEIPSPFGLQVAVCRSLLADLPLVSINFVKRSVNKAAHCLARSSCLYPDRIFSEDDVPPDFLSIVVVESSY, translated from the exons ATGAAGCTTAAGAAAATGGGTGGTGAGTGGTTTTATGCCAATTTTAAATACGAATTTGCTCCGACGTTTTGTTTTATCTGTGGTTTGATAGGTCATTCAGAAAACTTTTGCCCTAAGTTATTTGATACACCTGAGGATGAGATTGTCAAACCTTATGGGAGCTTTATGCGTGCGCAACCACGAAGGAAAAATTATCTATTGAGCTCTCAGTATTTGCGTACGGGTACGGAGGCCGATGAGCAGTTTGACCATGCATCCCCGGTGCGACATGAGGAGGAGGATGAGCGACCAGCCATGCAAACTGGGAAGTTACCTTGCTTGGAGTTTGAGAATAATTCCCAGTCAAAGGTGATTGATGATATTCCAGATTTGGTGGAGGATGGGAATATTCCTCTTAATGAAAATTTGAACCATAATGGCAACAAGATTAATATTTCCAAGTCTAGTGTCAATGAACGAGGAAAGTCAGTTGTGTTTGGAAATCATGTGCCAAGCGGGAAAGGTCAATCTTCACTTTTCCTTGGTGGAATTATCGGTCCACATGGAGGACAAGGAGGCCGTGGGCCTTCTACTGAGTCCAAAAGAAGGCGTCAACATGAAGGGGTTGGTGGGCCTGACTATGTTGATATGGAAGCGGAGGATAGTGCTGATATGGATGTTAATGGACTCTCAAAAAACGAGTTCGAG GATGTGTTGGAGCGAGTTCGAGCTAAGTTGAAGTTTGAAGGTATGTTTGCGGTTGATGCATGTGGTAGGAGTGGGGGGGTTGCTTTACTATGGAGAAATAAGGAAGACGTCAAAGTGTTGAACTATGCCACGAATTTTGTGGATGTGGAGGTGCGGCCTACTGATGTTGGGGAGTGGCGTCTTACGGGGTTCTATGGGGAATCTAAGAGAAGTTTGCGAGGGGCTTCTTGGGAGCAACTCCGGACGTTGGCTCGTGGAAACACTCTTCCTTGGTGTGTAATTGGTGACATGAACAATGTTTTATCTCAAGAGGACAAAAAAGGGGGACATCCCTATCCTAACTGGTTAGTTGACGGCTTCCGGGACACTATTCAGGAGTGTGGATTAATTGATTTAGACATTGTCGGACATCAGTTCACTTGGGAGAAAAGTCGGGGAACCGATAATTGGATCGAGGTCCGTTTAGATCGTGCTCTGGTGACAGACAGATGGCTCCAACTGTTCCCACGGGCTAAACTTATTAATCTCGAGGTATCTTCTTCTGATCATTGTCCCATCTTTCTTGATTTGGCTCGCCATAATATAGCTTCCGGGAGTCGCAAATTTCGCTTTGAAAATTGCTGGCTTCGGGAACCTCTGTGTTATCAGATGGTAAAGGAGTGTTGGGAGGAGTACAATCTAGCGGGTATCCAAGAGAAAATACAACGGTGTGGGGAATCTCTTTCGGTTTGGGGCAAAGATTATTCGGGTAATTTTGCTTCTCGTATAAAATATTGGAAGAAGGAGGTGAGGCGGTGGAAGCAAGGTAGGGATCCCGATGCTATTTCTAAATATAAGGAAGCTGAGACAGAACTTTTTGAAGTTCTTACTCAGAAGGAGGTGTTTTGGCGCCAAGGATCTAAACAATTGTGGCTTCAGGAGGGGGATAAAAATAGCAAATTTTTCCATGCAACGGCTTCTTCTAGGCGCCGTATGAATGCTATTGATAAACTCCAATGCGAAGATGGAAGTTGGGTTGACTGGGAATCGGGTCTATCAGATGTCATGTGTTCTTACTTCCAGAATCTGTTTACTAGCTCCAACTGTACTATGGATGATGTTCTTGATGGGATTTCTGCTACTGTGACTTCAACCCAGAATGACTCTCTCTTGCAACCTTTGACCGATGAGGAGGTGAAAGATGCTCTATTTCAGATGCACCCAGATAAATCCCCTGGACCCGATGGCATGACTCCAGGTTTTTATCAAAAGTGTTGGGCAATTGTGGGTAATGACGTCATCAAACAGGTCCGATCTTTTTTCTTATTTGGACAGTTGCCTGCTGGTCTTAATCATACTAATTTAGTGTTGATTCCTAAGAAGAAAAATGCCATTACTATGGGTGACATGCGCCCGATTGCTCTTTGTAATGTCCTCTACAAGGTTTGCTCCAAGGTTCTAGCTAATCGGTTGAAGCATGTTCTTCCTGCAGTCATTTCAGAGAATCAGAGTGCTTTCATTCCCGGGCGTCTTATAACCGATAATATTATGATTTCGTTTGAGGTAATGCATTATCTCAAGCGGAAAAGAGCTGGAAAGGAAGGTTATATCGCTCTTAAGCTTGATATGAGTAAAGCGTATGACCGTGTTGAGTGGCTTTTTCTTAAGAATATCATGCTAAAAATGGGCTTTCATGCGCGGGTGGTTGATCTCATTTTACATTGTGTCTCAACGGTTTCGTACACTATTACTCATGGGGGTCGTGAGATGGGGCCAATTGTTCCTGGAAGGGGTATTAGACAGGGAGATCCGCTCTCtccttatttatttcttttgtgtGCTGAAGGATTTTCTTCTCTCATAAAAAGATTTGAAGCTCGGGGAGCTCTTCATGGTTGCCGTGTGTGTAATGGTGCCCCCATAATTTCTCATATGTTGTTTGCGAATGATTGCTATATCTATTGTAAGGCTATTGAAAGGGAGGCTCGTAGTGTTCTTCTTCTGCTTCAACTATTTGAACAAGCCTTAGGTCAGTGTGTTAATTACTCTAAATCTACTATTTTCTTTAGCCTCAATACAACTTCGGCCTCTAGACAAGATATGTGTAATCTTCTTCGAATGAATGAAGCTCCTGAAAACAGTTTGTATCTTGGCCTTCCTTGTATCATGGGTCGTAATAAAAATGCTATTCTTGGCTTCTTGAAGGATAAGATGCAGAAGAGAATTCAGAGTTGGGAAGGTCGCTTGCTCTCAAAAGCCGGAAAAGAGGTATTGATTAAAACAGTGGCTCAATCTCTTCCTACATATGCTATGTCTGTTTTCTTGTTGCCGGTGGAAACCTGTAATAAGCTAGAGGGTATGATGAGCAAATATTGGTGGAGTTCGGGATCCAATCAGAACCGTGGGGTAAGTTGGGTGAGTTGGAGGAAGCTGTGCCGCCATAAGCATCATGGGGGGCTTGGTTTTCGAGACTTAAGGGATTTCAACTTAGCCATGTTGGGAAAACAAGCTTGGAGGTTAGTTACAAATGCTCATTCTCTTGTTAGTCGGGTATATAAGGCCCGATATTATCCTCAGGGTTCTTTTTTGAGTGCTTCTCTTGGGCCGAATCCTAGTTTCATATGGAAGAGTATTTTTGAAACGCAAGCTTTGATTAAGGAGGGAGCTCGTCGGGGGGTTGGTCCAGGTACGAATGTTAGTGTTCAATTTGACCCGTGGCTTGCGGATGAGTCTCAACCGTGGGTTACTTCTAGAGCTACTGGTATGGAGACGTGGACGGTTAATAATCTCATGGTGGTAGGAGAACGGGCTTGGGATTTAGAGGTGGTTTCAGATATATTCAATGACCGAGATAAAGAGATCATCATTCGAACTAACATTGATCAGGAGACTCCTATGGATACTTGGTATTGGCATAAGGATCTTTATGGATTCTATACTGTGAGGGAGGCATATCGGTTGCTGCACCATTCAGAGATCACTAATACTAGTGAGTCTGAGATTAAGATATGGAAAATTGCATGGAAGCTTCATGTCCCTCCCAAAGTGCACCAACTTATGTGGCGTGCTTTATCTGGTTGCTTGGCTACTAAGGTTCAACTTACCACCAAACATATTCCTCTAGACCAAGCTTGTCCTATGTGTAACCAGGTGACTGAGACAATTTACCATTTGTTGGTGCAATGTTCTTTTGCACGGTCTTGTTGGCATCTTTCGGTTCTAAATTGGAGTCATACGCCTATGGAGTCTTTTTGGGATTGGTTTAGCCACATTCTGCTACAACACTCATCCACGGCCCAGGAAGAATTGCTCATGGTTCTTTGGGCGATTTGGTATGCCCGAAATGAGGTGGTTTGGCGGGACAAATCAATGTCAGCGGCGGAGGTTATTCTATTGGCAAGAGTAGTCCTTAATCAATGGAGAAATGCTCAACAAAGGAGAATGGGGTCTCTACTTGTTCCTACGGGTTCAAGAGAGGACTTTATGGGAAAGATTAAGGTTAATGTCGATGGTGCAATCTTTGCAAGTGATGGTCGATTTGGAGCGGCAGGGGTGGCCCGGGATTCTCAGGGTCGATTCATTGAAGGCTTCACAGTTTTACGAGTGGGGTGTGTGGATTCGGCTATGGCTGAATTGGTAGGGGTTAAGGAGGCCTTGAGTTGGATAAAGAGGAAACATTGGGGACCGGTTGACCTTGAAACCGATTCTTTGGTTGTCGTCCAGGCAGTCCAAAGCACGGTGGAGATACCTTCTCCTTTTGGCCTTCAGGTGGCGGTTTGTCGTTCTCTTTTAGCCGATTTGCCGTTAGTctcaattaattttgttaaacgttCTGTAAACAAAGCTGCACATTGTCTTGCTCGTAGCTCTTGTTTGTATCCAGATCGTATTTTTAGTGAGGATGATGTTCCTCctgattttctttctattgtagTGGTTGAATcttcttattaa
- the LOC133039126 gene encoding protein FAR1-RELATED SEQUENCE 5-like, with translation MEAESQAENMNEEQTYEWESITAELNITKPVNEIQICDVLGKSLDKLGKWEAFYEMYAKRMGFGTRKDDVRRSHGVIVMRRWVCCSEGYKRITITERQRKKRPHDVTRTGCQAALRILLTQPSNTWKCKEFSTIHNHDLASSSEVQFLRSYRVVSDGLLAQVRSMNSVGIKTANIMSHVALQSGGYERMPCQLRDVYNRVAGAKREEKIETDSEGALGFLDCLAERDPNFFVVYQVDEENRLANLFWADGNSRVDYVAFGDVLGFDTTYMTNEYNKPLTVLIGVNHHFNTCIFGFALLLHEKLPSYRWLLQKFLECHGDKKPNVVVTDQDVAMKQAIMEHMPDVTHRLCAWHLNTNASKKVKDPIFLKRFKDLMYNYYEEEDFEARWLDVVETQQLTDNEWCQTTFDTRKQWAETYLRGSFVAGMRTTQRCESINSALKNFLEKNNCLREFVTTIDMTVSKLRHNETANDFKSRCTRPHPPNPTCLTTYYNQCAEFYTRTMYHKVVEQLDLENNYFVISQEQEGEWQIYTIGKFQHPELRYRVHYCEGQRALHCSCMLYESQGYPCRHLWATMKRLNIKRIPNTLLMKRWSKSAKTNLHLHFNLPAQEQQHIYEMARFGSLSSLTYNFTFYAAKTEDSYTRAKEEIERLTLMFKEEFEMSSNPEGQTPQPGRYRNNPNIIKDPEVVRTKGTGNPREGPNGEQIPRNSRHCRICRSSGHDYRRCPNRQQNTGSQGQQSAHNQPTTDSFNEHSNAYFPEPPSSTQESYYGHSYI, from the coding sequence ATGGAGGCCGAGTCTCAAGCAGAGAACATGAATGAGGAACAAACATACGAATGGGAAAGCATAACAGCAGAGCTAAACATCACAAAACCAGTGAATGAGATTCAAATATGTGACGTCCTAGGCAAGAGTCTCGACAAACTGGGAAAATGGGAAGCATTCTACGAAATGTATGCGAAACGGATGGGTTTCGGCACAAGAAAAGATGATGTACGACGTTCTCACGGAGTCATCGTAATGCGCAGGTGGGTTTGTTGTTCCGAGGGTTACAAAAGAATCACAATAACGGAAagacaaagaaaaaagagaCCTCATGATGTCACTAGAACCGGATGTCAGGCAGCATTACGTATTTTACTCACACAACCGTCTAACACTTGGAAATGCAAAGAGTTCAGCACAATACACAATCACGACCTCGCTTCATCAAGTGAGGTACAATTTTTGAGATCATACCGAGTAGTGTCTGATGGCTTACTTGCCCAAGTTAGGTCGATGAACTCAGTTGGAATTAAAACTGCCAACATAATGTCTCatgttgctttgcaaagtggagGTTACGAGAGAATGCCATGTCAACTTCGAGATGTCTACAACAGGGTTGCTGGTGCCAAGCGAGAAGAAAAGATAGAGACGGACTCGGAAGGAGCGTTGGGATTTCTTGATTGTCTCGCAGAGAGGGATCCAAATTTCTTCGTTGTATATCAGGTGGACGAGGAGAATCGATTGGCTAACTTATTTTGGGCAGATGGAAACTCACGTGTCGACTATGTGGCTTTTGGGGATGTACTAGGGTTTGATACCACCTACATGACAAATGAGTACAATAAGCCTCTCACTGTTCTCATTGGCGTAAACCACCATTTCAACACATGCATCTTCGGGTTCGCTCTCCTCCTCCACGAGAAGCTTCCATCCTATCGTTGGCTACTTCAAAAATTTCTCGAATGCCATGGAGATAAGAAGCCAAATGTTGTAGTTACTGACCAAGATGTGGCCATGAAACAGGCCATCATGGAACACATGCCTGATGTTACACACCGTTTATGTGCTTGGCATCTCAATACAAATGCTTCCAAAAAGGTTAAAGATCCGATCTTCTTGAAAAGATTTAAAGATCTAATGTACAACTACTACGAGGAGGAGGATTTTGAAGCAAGATGGTTAGACGTCGTCGAAACCCAACAACTAACAGATAATGAATGGTGCCAAACAACATTCGACACAAGAAAACAGTGGGCAGAAACTTATTTAAGGGGTTCATTCGTTGCAGGAATGAGAACCACACAACGTTGCGAATCGATCAACTCAGCCCTAAAAAATTTTTTAGAGAAGAATAATTGCTTGCGTGAATTTGTAACAACCATAGATATGACAGTCTCAAAGCTCAGACACAACGAGACTGCAAATGACTTCAAAAGCAGATGCACTCGACCTCACCCACCTAATCCTACATGCTTGACCACGTACTACAACCAATGTGctgaattctacacaagaaCTATGTACCACAAGGTTGTTGAGCAGCTTGATTTAGAGAATAATTATTTTGTCATAAGTCAGGAGCAAGAAGGAGAGTGGCAGATATACACCATTGGAAAGTTTCAGCATCCGGAACTCCGATACCGAGTTCATTACTGTGAAGGCCAACGAGCACTACACTGTAGCTGCATGCTATATGAAAGTCAGGGGTACCCTTGTAGACATTTATGGGCTACAATGAAAAGATTAAACATCAAAAGAATACCTAATACTCTTCTCATGAAGCGATGGAGCAAATCCGCGAAGAcaaatctccacctacatttTAACCTCCCGGCACAAGAACAACAACACATTTATGAGATGGCTAGGTTTGGATCTCTCAGCTCATTAACTTATAACTTCACTTTCTATGCAGCAAAAACAGAGGATTCGTACACGCGTGCAAAGGAAGAGATTGAACGGCTAACTCTAATGTTCAAGGAAGAATTTGAGATGAGTTCCAATCCAGAAGGACAGACGCCACAACCTGGAAGATATCGTAACAACCCCAACATTATTAAAGACCCTGAAGTTGTGAGAACAAAGGGTACGGGAAATCCAAGGGAAGGACCGAACGGGGAGCAGAtcccaagaaactcaagacattGTCGCATTTGTCGCTCATCAGGCCATGATTATCGGCGGTGCCCAAACCGTCAACAGAATACTGGATCTCAGGGGCAACAGTCAGCACACAATCAACCAACAACTGACTCATTCAATGAACACTCCAACGCGTATTTCCCTGAACCGCCTTCCTCCACACAAGAATCATACTATggtcattcatatatataa